AGCTAGACGGGAAGCAGCTGACAGCCACAGAGCCGCCTGCCACTTGGCCTCAATTTCAAAACTTCAAAAcctctaaaattgaaaaaaggtTTTTTCATAACTCTTTTGGTGGCAAAACATGCCCTGGACAAACATGAGGctattttactgtattttgtcTCCACTTAGTATGAACATTCACATGTCTCTACAGAAACATTAATGCGTTCAAATACAAGGTGCTACCACAGGCCTTCATTGAGGTGTTACCTAACATTAAGGTAACTATACATCCTGATTCACTGGGATGGTTCCAGTTAAGCCAGCTATTCTAGAACGATTATTTTAGCACTTCTTTTCACTCTCCAAAGCTTTGGCTATAGAATCAAGTGTACGGTCACCCTATATAATATGAATCCTATTATCATTCTAAAGTCCACCTCTACTGTTTCACAGGCACACACTccaacacacaccaaaaacagcCAGGGTGGTGGGAGGCCAGCCCTCTGTTGTTGTGGGGTGGCTGTGGGGAGGCACCTGGGGGCACCCGGCTCACCAGGAGCTCCTTGCTCTCCTTCTCTTCGGTGGAACGAAACATCTCATAGTCCTCCAGATCCTTCTTCAAGATCTTCAGCCTGGACTCCAGGAGCTCCTAGAGGAGGGTGAGAAGGGAGAATTGTGAGGAGAGGATCCAGGAGAAAGGGAAGGCCCTCATAGAGGAGGTCTGGATCGGATGGATACTGTCTGAGCAGACTGCACATAGGGGACAGGGCAACTTCAGGGTGACTCCAAACGCTCCTGGGTCTCACTTCTCCAAGACCATCTGCGCACATTCTGGCTGAAACACAAGCACCTCCCCGGCCCCAGCAGCCCAACGCCTTGTccttcctgctctcctctccACTAGAAATCCCTCTATGTGGAAGGGTTGGAGGAGTGTAGggagcaaagaaaacaaagaaagactggGAACTGTGTGCCCGAGGCCTCCGTGCACATCTCAGTTGAGGCCCCAGCAAGGACACAGGAAAGAAACGAGCCCGGAATTAGCAGCTTTGACACAGCCCAGACGGCTCTCTCCGCGCTCTACTCAACCCTGGCGCCACCCAGCCTTGCCGGATGTCTTGGGAAAAGTCGTCTCACTTAAGTAAAGAGCCGAGAGTGGGGGCAGCCGTTGTGTGGGTGTGCCCAAAACGCCACTGGAGGCCGGGAATGGACTGAAAGAAAATAGCCAAATCTGGCGGTCATTGCGCAGGCGGTCCAGTATGAGGCACAGAGGAAAAGgtgaggggggttgggggtaaTATTGGTGTGGGGGTGACAGAGGGAGAGCCACGCTCGGTCCCAGAGCCAGTGTTGGGCAGCATGGAATAGCTTGGGATTGGAGAAAAGAAGCAGGGGCTGACCTGGGCCTCCTACCAGTCGTCCGCACTGAGTGGGCGGACGGCAGGACCAGGACCCGGACCGGGGGTCGCGGGGTCTGGCAGAAGTGGGGCCAGCCGCTCACCTTAGCCTCCTGCACTGCCTCCTCGAGCGGCAACACCGCGTGCGCACGGTGCTCGCGGGCGCGGTCGCACACCACGCAAATGGCACGTCCGTCGTCCTGGCAGTAGAGCTTGAGCGGTTCGCCGTGCTGAGCGCACCCGACTGCCACCGCCTCTGGGGAATCGCGTTCGTTTCGCGCGGCCGCCGGCAGGCTGAAGCGCCGCAGTAAAGCGGCGACTGCGGCCAGCTGCCGGTTGGGCCGCAGATGGCCGGGCCGCGCGGGCTCGCGGCACTGCGGACAGGGCAGCGAGCAGAGCAGCGCGCGGGGGCCGGCGGCAGACCCCGCGCCCGGGCGCTCCCAGCAGCGCGCGATGCATGCGCGGCAGAAGCTGTGGCCGCACTCGACGGACACGGGGTCACGGAAGAGTTCCAGGCAGATAGAGCACGTCGCCTCGCCCTGCAGCTCCGCCGCCAATGCCAGCGCCTCGGCCCCGGCGCCCGGGCCGGTCCGCAGCCCCACTGCCGCCATGCGCGCCCTCGGCGCACGCAAATCGGGCGGCGCTTGGGAGAACAGGGACCAGATAGTACGCGGCTGAGAGCGCCGAGGCCAGGGCGGGCCTCCCGGCGCCCACTGGGAGGATGGGCGTGGCTGGCGCCGGCGGGCGGACACTGCCGCTAGGGGCGCGCCCAGCTGGAAAACCCACCCGGAGGCGCGCCTGTGGTCCAGGAGGTGCAGCGAGGTGGTCTAAGTGTGAGCGTGCGCGCCCACTCAGGACCCCTCAGTCCCAGGCCTTGGCCCGCAGCTTCCTCGGTCCCACGAGGCCCTTTCTCCGCCTCCCTCCTCGCTCAGCCCCTCCAGACCGCCCCAGCCTGACTCAGTCAGCTGTAGGAAACAAGCCGGGACAGGTGGGTACACACGCCCAGCTGGGCGCCACTCCTGGATGGCGCCCTACGCTGACCCAGCACGGCCCAGGCTAGGGCCTGGCGCCCGGACCACAGTGTCAGGTTACCGGAGTGCGGGTTTGTCCCCGCCCTGTACTGAGCTAAATTTGGAATCTGAAACCTGGCTCTTGCCTCCCCAAAGTGTGGCCTTAGATCCACCTCTGTACCTACCTTtttttctgtcccctccccccttgtttattctttaatttttgtttaagaagtaatacatttacaataaaatttccTACTTTACTAGGTGTTATCCCCCCGAAAAAACCCAACCCTCTACTGTCCCTCCAAATCATCTTCACAGCCCCCCTCCAGTATTATTTGCTTCCACACCCTCTCTCATGCCCTCTGGAGGCCACTGGGGTCAAGCTTTCGCCCGTACCCTCCTCAGAAATCGCTCTTATCaaagtcaccagtgacctccGCGATCCTAACCCAAAGGCAAAGGCCCCTTCTTGCTACCGTGTTAAAGGTCCGGCTGCTCGCCCCATGAAAGCCAAAACTCGAGGGGCGAGGTTGGAAAGAAACAAGTTTATTCCAAAATACCagttaagggaagacagtggactcttATCACAAAGACTGCCTGCCAGCTCTTAATACcgccaaaaggttttataggcatGTAGCTACAGGCCAAACAAAGGAAAGGCGAATTGATCAGGCAATTCTTGAAAAAGgcacttcccagaggctggtttgTTTCAGGGATAGGAGGGGTCTTCAGATGATGTAAAAACTTCTTTCAAGTCTTTGAGCCAGGTTATGCATGCGGTCTGGAGTAAATAGAACCACTGAAACTGGTATACATAGTAAATGTATAATAAACAGACTCCTGGAGGTttggcaggaagggagggaagcaaaggaaaaaactttCAAGAAATCCCAAGCCAAACAgtgcttcctccttcctcacacCTTCTTAGCGCCTCCCAGGCTCTCCCAGCTAGCGCCATGACCTGctacctccctctcctctccctgccctggctCAGTCCTTGAACCTCTGGTCTGTACTCACTCCCTTGTAATCTCTTACACTTTCCGGGCCTGAATGACCCTCTCCCTGCTGCCACCACAATACACAACCCCAGCCCAGGTCCCCCTAAGATGCCTGGATCCCACAACCAACTCCGGGTTGCATCTCCACCTGCGTGTGCTAAGGGGCGTCACACACTCACTGTGTCCACAGCTGTACTTCTGATCTGCCCCACCACATGCTCCTCCTACAGCCTTCCTCATTACAGCCTTCCTCATCCCATCCTATTTAACAGCAATTCCATCCCTTCAGGTGCTCAGGTCAAAACTGGGGACTCCTCTGTAACGCCAAGAGGAAAAAATTGTGCACAAACTACCACCAGTCTTCAGCATGTCCACACCCTCTCACCTCCTCCATTGCACCATCTCCAGTAGGCAACAGTCTCTCCCCTTCTGCCCCACTCCCCTGCCCTATCTTCTCCACTCAGTTGTGACAACAATTATGTTTTAGTCAAATCATGGCCCTCCTCTGCTCAAACCCTCAAGTGGCTCTCACCTCTCTTAGAGTAAAAGTCAAAGTCTTTACTATTGTCTAAAAGCCCTACACATTCTTCCCCATCCCCTGCACGGGGCCTCTCAACTCTCATCTCCTATCACTCTCAACTGTTGGCTCCCCTCCTGCCACATGGACCTCCTTGCTGTTCTGCAACATGTCAGAAAGATCCTACCTTTGAACTGGTTGTTCCCTTTAGTTGGACCTCTCTTCTCCCAGATACATGTATGGCTCACTTCCCACCTCCTTCAAGTCTTGTTTTAAATATCACCTTTCTCAGTGAAGCCTGCCAGGACCACACTGTTTAAATCACACCTTACTACATTCTCTCCCTCAATGCTCTAGCACTCTAACTCCTCTGGAAAACGAGCTGTTAGAGGATGGGCTATGTCAGTTTTGTTCACCGCTGGACCCCATTTTCTAGAGCAGTTCTAGGTACCTAGTAGGCGCTCTGTAAACTTTTCTTGGATTGAATTTATTTGGACGTGGCTCAAAATTCAGATATACAGGGCGGTTCACATTGAAAAGTCTGCCTATAGCCTGCACACCAGTCCCCTCCTCATCTCAAGTGATCctgaattattttacaaataattgtaAATGATTATTTGTAACATAATGATTC
This Rhinolophus sinicus isolate RSC01 linkage group LG10, ASM3656204v1, whole genome shotgun sequence DNA region includes the following protein-coding sequences:
- the TRIM7 gene encoding E3 ubiquitin-protein ligase TRIM7 isoform X2, encoding MAAVGLRTGPGAGAEALALAAELQGEATCSICLELFRDPVSVECGHSFCRACIARCWERPGAGSAAGPRALLCSLPCPQCREPARPGHLRPNRQLAAVAALLRRFSLPAAARNERDSPEAVAVGCAQHGEPLKLYCQDDGRAICVVCDRAREHRAHAVLPLEEAVQEAKELLESRLKILKKDLEDYEMFRSTEEKESKELLKQMAAEREKVGAEFQALRAFLVEQEGRLLGRLEELSREVTQKQNENLAQLGSEIAQLSKLSSQIKETARKPDLDFLQEFKNTLSRCSNVPAPKPSTVSSEMKNKVWNVSLKTFVLKGLLKKFKEDLRGELEKEEKAETWHSDPRIPRAPHPPQPDLYLDTPPDLDAQGPHPVLHSSSPNTRAKCRLPPS
- the TRIM7 gene encoding E3 ubiquitin-protein ligase TRIM7 isoform X3, whose product is MAAVGLRTGPGAGAEALALAAELQGEATCSICLELFRDPVSVECGHSFCRACIARCWERPGAGSAAGPRALLCSLPCPQCREPARPGHLRPNRQLAAVAALLRRFSLPAAARNERDSPEAVAVGCAQHGEPLKLYCQDDGRAICVVCDRAREHRAHAVLPLEEAVQEAKELLESRLKILKKDLEDYEMFRSTEEKESKELLKQMAAEREKVGAEFQALRAFLVEQEGRLLGRLEELSREVTQKQNENLAQLGSEIAQLSKLSSQIKETARKPDLDFLQEFKNTLSRCSNVPAPKPSTVSSEMKNKVWNVSLKTFVLKGLLKKFKEDLRGELEKEEKATPSCCSRNTPT